AATATCCTTCTTGATCGTACAGGTCTTGATCGTTCCTTCGATTGCTCGATGTAATATGATCTTGATAGCTCCGATTTTCGATAGGTTGGGTTTCCCGTCTTTAAATCCAAAGCCGGATTGTGGATATGTGAAACTATTATACCTATTCCTTCCCTGAAATCGAGGATAACCGAAGCCATTAAAGAAATTCTTGAAACTTCTGTCCACCCGTTTCAGGACATTTTGGAGAACTTGGGAGAATACATTTTTCTGGAAGTCTGTCTTTGATCCTGACAGGCTATTAGCCTGATCATAATAATTTAACCATTATAGTTTTCCCCAGGGAGTTATACTAAATGTTCTTTCCAGTTCGTTAAGTTCTGCTTGCCTCTTTCGTTCTTATAGAGAATCATTATAGAGGTGTCTGCATGTAGAAAGTGTTCTATTCAGGGTTACTTCTTGGTTTTTAGTAGGGTATATTCTGAATTGAAACGTTTTCTTCATACTTACTCTGAACAATCTTTATATGTCTTTGATACTATATATCAGTATGCCTAACCCTTAAATCTTATTCTGAACAAATACTTTTTTGGGTTAGGTATTACAATTTCAAGGGGTACGATTCATCTCAACTCTAAAGATATCGAGTTTTCTCTACACCTTGACCCCGACGCTATAAGTATAAATGCGCTTTTGCGCTGGCAGCGATAAAATCACGCACAAGCTTTGCGCCAAGTACTGCCGTCCCACCTGAATCATAAGCAGGGGCGATCTCGACAAGGTCAAAACCCACAATCTGGGGTGCAAGGCATGATATTACATCCCTGACATCACGCGGTGTTATCCCGTACGGCTCCGGGGTGCCAAGAGCAGGCGCATAAGCAGGATCGATCGCATCCATATCTATAGACAAATAAACAGGCCCCCTGATATAATCGCGAAATTCTGAAACAGTTTTTTCAATGCCGTTTGAATAAACATCTTCCGCCGTGAACATATTTATTTTATTTTCACGGACATACTCATATTCTTCCCGGGTTCCGCTCCTTATCCCTATTGAAACATATTTATGTGTCAAATCATCAATGACATGCTTTGATATGCATGCATGGCTGTTCTTCTCACCGTGAAATTCATCTCTCAGATCCATATGCGCATCAAGGACCACGAATCCCAGTTCCGGATATTTATTTTTACAGGCTTTTACAAACGGGTATGAAAGGGAATGTTCCCCTCCAAGCATTACAGGGATCTTCCCGTCGCTGACATATTTATCTGCATATTTTGAAATCACAGAAAGCGTATCATCGATATTTTCAGCCACTTCAAGGTTGCCAGCATCATGGATGTCCGCATCTGTAAGGTCAAAACCAAAAAAACTGCTATAAGTCTCAAAGTTATATGATGCTGCCCTCATTTCGTCAGGCGCAAACCTGCTCCCGAGCCTGAAACTTGAGGTACCGTCAAACGGCACCCCGCAAATCACGTAACGGGCTTTTTCGTAATCGGAATCGGCATCAGCAAAAAAAGCCTGATGCATTTAAGTACGGATGTCTATTTTCATTTTACCCATGGCGACCAGATATGAAACATCTTTTCCAGCTTCAATCAGTCCCTTATATTCTTCGGGTATTTTGAGTTCCAGTGTGGAATAGTCGGCGTTATCCATTATCTGGCATATATCGCCTTTTATAGCCAAGACCTGTCCATTCTTCCTTTCTACGACAGGGACATACGTCTTATCCGTAACTGGCTGCACGATTGAGCGTTTTGTACCGTCAAAAATACCTATGGCATCGATCCTTGCTTTTGCCGAGCCATGTTTTCCCGTTTTTGCATGAGAAATGCTTTTGATGACACAGGGTTCATCATCAATTAAGACATATTTTCCTTCTTTTAATGTCCGAACTTCAACTTGATCCTTCATTGTTAATCTCCTTTCCTCATGATAGCTTCTTATATATTAAACCTTTCTAAAAGTATATATTTATTTTTATTAGTATATTCATACTCTTGAGACTTAAATAACATAACTATATCACTTTTAAGTATTATTAAGCCGGATAATGTCGCAGTTTGACTCTAAATTCTATGATTTTTTCACGCATCCCGATAGCCCCGAACCAATGGTAACACTTGCAAAAAAGTATGGCTATTCAGGAATAGTTGTTACGAACCTGAAAGTCAATGACATAATTCTTCCGGATGATTTTTCCATATACAAAGGTGTCGAGATCAGGACAAAGTCATCAAGGATCAGGGAAGAAATAAAGAAATATAGGGACTCAAATATTATTTCCATAGTCAGGGGGGGAGAAGAAGACATAAATCGTGCATCTCTTGAATCAGATGGTCTTGACATACTTTTACAGCCATCTGAATTTAATAACGTACTTGCTAAAGCTGCGAGTGATAATTCCATAGCTATCGGATTCAATCTTGGTTTACTCATCAGGCAAAGAGGAGATGCGCGGATAAAGGAATTAAAGAATATGAGGATAATTCTTAAACATGCAAGGAAATACAAGCTCAAAATGATCCTCACAAGTGATTCCGGTTCAATCTATGATCTTCGCTCCCCCAGGGAAATGGTTGCAATTTCAAGCCTTTTCGGGATGACACCTTCCGAAGCTATTGATGCAATGAGTGCGACACCGGAAAGCATACTTCGAAGAAAAAGCCCCGATTATATTAAGGAAGGCATCGAAATAATATGAAAACCATGCCCACCCTGCGTGATAAAAAGAGATATATCGCATTTGAAATAAACTCAGAGAAGGTGATAACCCGACAGGAACTTGTCAGGGAGATATCGAATTCTGTAATCTCTTTGTTCGGGGATAAAGGAGCAAGTGAAATTAACCCTTCGCTCATGTCATTTGAAGGAAGATCCGGGATTCTTCGCTGCAACCGTGAAAAAACAAATGAAACAAGGGCGGCCCTTGCCTGCATAAA
This genomic interval from Candidatus Methanoperedens sp. contains the following:
- a CDS encoding translation initiation factor IF-5A; its protein translation is MKDQVEVRTLKEGKYVLIDDEPCVIKSISHAKTGKHGSAKARIDAIGIFDGTKRSIVQPVTDKTYVPVVERKNGQVLAIKGDICQIMDNADYSTLELKIPEEYKGLIEAGKDVSYLVAMGKMKIDIRT
- the speB gene encoding agmatinase, which codes for MHQAFFADADSDYEKARYVICGVPFDGTSSFRLGSRFAPDEMRAASYNFETYSSFFGFDLTDADIHDAGNLEVAENIDDTLSVISKYADKYVSDGKIPVMLGGEHSLSYPFVKACKNKYPELGFVVLDAHMDLRDEFHGEKNSHACISKHVIDDLTHKYVSIGIRSGTREEYEYVRENKINMFTAEDVYSNGIEKTVSEFRDYIRGPVYLSIDMDAIDPAYAPALGTPEPYGITPRDVRDVISCLAPQIVGFDLVEIAPAYDSGGTAVLGAKLVRDFIAASAKAHLYL
- a CDS encoding ribonuclease P, which translates into the protein MKTMPTLRDKKRYIAFEINSEKVITRQELVREISNSVISLFGDKGASEINPSLMSFEGRSGILRCNREKTNETRAALACINNIHGTLVSIHVLGISGSIKGATEKFIQQSLVKESEPEKRIKK
- a CDS encoding ribonuclease P protein component 3 (Part of ribonuclease P, a protein complex which generates mature tRNA molecules by cleaving their 5'ends; archaeal RNase P has multiple protein subunits homologous to eukaryotic nuclear RNase P proteins), whose amino-acid sequence is MSQFDSKFYDFFTHPDSPEPMVTLAKKYGYSGIVVTNLKVNDIILPDDFSIYKGVEIRTKSSRIREEIKKYRDSNIISIVRGGEEDINRASLESDGLDILLQPSEFNNVLAKAASDNSIAIGFNLGLLIRQRGDARIKELKNMRIILKHARKYKLKMILTSDSGSIYDLRSPREMVAISSLFGMTPSEAIDAMSATPESILRRKSPDYIKEGIEII